The DNA sequence AAGAGCTAAAGCATCTTTGTTTTACATATTTATCACAAATAACCGTAAAGTGATTTTCAAACTGAATTTTAGTTGTTTCAAATAATTTGATTAGTAGCTGTGCAGGTGATATTTCATTAAATGTAGAAATAGACAACTTGATTATTCCTGACGGAAAAGAAAGATTTCCATTTAATATTTTATCCCCAATTCCTCCATCAAAAGTAACTATAATTCGTTTTTGAGAAATAGCAATTGCAAGTAATTCTTTATCTTTAAGTCCTTTAGCTTGACGAATATTATAACCTGTATTTTGTAAAGTTACAATACTTGCTTTAGGAATGTCTTCATTTATCAAAAGTTTCATAATTAAATTTATTTTGGTAATTTAAACATTAAACTATCTTTCATACATTCGTAAATGAAGATATTCATTGCTTGAAGGTTTTTTTCTTTAAGCTTAGGATAATTTTTGAGAATTTCTTTTTTTGACCATCCTGATGCAAAAAGTCCTGTAATAAATTCAACCGATAATCGTGTACCATTAAAAATGGGTTTACCATCAATAATATCTTTATCCGTAACAATGTAGTCGTGCCAATCAATTTTCATCTTTATTTTTTTTTAAGGTCAAAATTAAGATTAATATTTTGAATATCAAAATTTTAATTAAGGGAGGTTCTTTAAATACATTCGCATTAAGATTTTCAGAGTTTTTTATAGACAATGAAAAAATTTGAAACAAATCGGGATAATGTAAAAAGTTTTGAAGAAGTATATGTTCCGAAATTTCGGAATGAAAACCCTTTGGGAACAAAGATAATAAACAATCTGACTGCGTTAAAAACTACGGCTATTCAGAAAAATTTGTGCCTTGCATCTTATTCATTATCTTTGTTTCTTAAAAGAAATGTATTTAAAGAACCTCCCTAAAGTATTGTTTTGTAGTATTTGCAATTTGATAATTTGAGATACTTATCTTTGCATTGTTTTTAAGAACAAATATATTTTAAATGTCAAATGAATTTTATTTAAAAAGATGTCTTGAGTTGGCAAAACTTGGTTTTCCAAACACTGCACCAAATCC is a window from the Bacteroidota bacterium genome containing:
- a CDS encoding DUF5615 family PIN-like protein, whose protein sequence is MKLLINEDIPKASIVTLQNTGYNIRQAKGLKDKELLAIAISQKRIIVTFDGGIGDKILNGNLSFPSGIIKLSISTFNEISPAQLLIKLFETTKIQFENHFTVICDKYVKQRCFSSFQGNHV
- a CDS encoding DUF433 domain-containing protein, yielding MKIDWHDYIVTDKDIIDGKPIFNGTRLSVEFITGLFASGWSKKEILKNYPKLKEKNLQAMNIFIYECMKDSLMFKLPK